The Chryseobacterium phocaeense genome includes the window AGCATGACCTCTAAATTCATCCGTCCATAAACTTACAATTGCTTTATCCCCATCTTCTAGTTTTTCTAATAATTTAGGTAAAACTATTTTATTTTCTGCTATAGCAACCACATCATCCAAATAGCTGTTATATAGTGCATCTGGAATATCTTTAATTCTCGCTCCATCTGTGGTGGTGTTTAAGGCACTAGCAAGATACTTTTCACTTTTAATAATTCCTTTATCATCCAACACCATTCTTAAAGAGGTTGAAACACAAGTGTAATCCGTAGACTGTCCAAAGACTTTGGTTTCACTTAACCATCTTTCTATCCTGATTCCTGCATTTTCGGCAAAAGATTTTGTTGGATCACCTCCTCCTCGTTGAAGTTTTTTCCCTCTGATGATTACTTCCTCCAGATCATGCATTTCATCAGCCAGATCCTCCGCCTTCGCCCCATTCTTTGCCCCCTGCATCAGCTCTTCAATAAATCTGAAAAAACCTTTAAATCCCTTAGTGCAAGCTTTTCCAAATCTAACAATAAATCTTGAAAGAAAAGCCAGCAAATCCGGAATTCCTAAAGTGACCACGGAAAAGGTTTCCCGTGCCAGTACTCTTAAAAGACCCGTTATCTTAGCCAGATAAGTTTCTCCTTTTACCACATTACCGATACCTCCTGTAAAAATCACCAGCAGCATATTAATCAATACCTCGAAAGCAATAATACCTACAAAGAAAGCCACCGTGTAGCGGGAAACTTCCCCAAAGTATTCTTTCATCTTATCCAGTATTCCTTCCATATCAGACTGCGAAATACTGCCGCCAGTTTTGAAAAGGTCTTTAATTCCTTGTAAGAATACAGGAATATTTTCTGTAATCCAGTCCAGTACATCTTCTGCTTTTTCCATCAGGTCCCTCCTTTCAAGATATTGCTGATAAGAAAAAGTTGTTGTCGGCTGTAAAAGAAATTCAAGGATATAGAGCAAACATTGTATAAGACTCACAAGACCACTGTGGATACCGCAATAAAAAGCATTGAGCAGCTTAAGGATTTCCAGACCCTGTTTTGCCATTTCATCAAGATCATCCTTTACATTGATGAGAAAAGATTTAATATTACCGATAGCCCCGGAAATTTTATTGACCATCTTTTTAAAGGCTTCAGGAAGATGATCTATAGAAGCATTCGCAAGTTTACCGGCTGCCTGTTCAACCATAGACCACACCTTTGAAAAAGCAGCTTCAGCACCCTGAACAAAAGCATTGTCTCCTACCTCTTCAAAGAACTGTGCCGCCTTATTTATATGTACAGGAACAGGAATCCCTCCTATAAGAGGAATCAGCGGCGCATAGTCTTTAGATTCAGGATTATAGTTCTTTTCAGACGGCTTAATATGTTCCAGCTGTTCAGCACACCATCCAATAGCATCTGCAGGAATAGAAGACATATTTCCTATAATCTCCTCAAACCTTTTGTCTCCGGTATAAAACTGATATTCTCTCATTAAAGCGTTATGCACAAGAGCAGCATTAATCTTATCCTTTTCAAAAGTATAAGCCAGCTGTGTAAGATAAGCTGCTTCATCTTCCATAGAGGTGATATTCCTGAAAAACTCTCCGTTTATACTGGAGGACAATGGTTCCGGAAATCTTTTGAATAGCTGTACAAAATACTCTCCCATTTTGGCAATACAGAAATCCCCTGAAAAGTTTGATTTGCTTGGATCAGGTTTTTCATAAAACAGAAATAGGGCCTGCTTCTTTCTTTCATTAGCCTGATAGCTTCCATATACCTGAGAACCACTTTCACAAGGCAGAACTTCTGCATAATATTCATAGCCTTTTTCTCCTTTTTCATTTACTCCGGTTGAGGCAAATACTGATACCGGATTGTCTGTAAGATAAGAATATCCTAACGGAGTTTTTCTGTAATCATGAAAAGGGCTTCTGTAATCGGGAGAATTATCTTTGTTGACTATAGTATCTGCCAAAGCACTTTTATCTCCTGCAAACCCTTTGTTTAAATCTTCTATAGAGATGACTCTGAACCCTGATAAATCATCATCCCAGTCATCATCAAATAATTTTTTCATAAGCTGTATTTTTGTCAATTAATTTTCTTTCTGAATGTTCCTGAAACAAAGCTAGCTGCTGGATGCGACAAAACTTGACGTATGTAATGGGAACAAAATAGAAAACCAAGACAAAAACACAACAAAAAAACCGCAGAAAATCTGCGGTTTTTTTTATCAATTATTGTGGAAAATATTAATTACCAGCTCCTGCTGTTACGGCAGGTTTTGTTTCAGCTTTTTTAGCATTTTCCCACCCGTCTTCCGGCATCAGGGTAGCGGTAATTTTCCCTTTGGAAAGGTATTTCTTAGCCACATCCTGAAGGTCTTTTACGGTAAGTGCTTTTACTTTTTCCTGATAGTTCAGGATATCGTATTTGTCACTGCCATCCAGCTGGTTTTTAGAAAGGGCGCTCAGCCAGAACATATTGTCTTTAAGCTCTGTCTTGTTGTCGTTGTATTCTCCTTCTTTGTATTTGTCAAGATCTTTCTGTTCAGGACCTTTGTCTATCAGTTTCTGAAGTTCAGCTACTGCACTTTTTGTAAGTTTTTCTGCATTTTCAGGTCCGCAAGGGAAGCTGATGCTGAAATTATAAGAGCTGTAAGGAATTTTGTTCATTCCTCCTCTTGCTCCACCGCCGTAGATACCGCTTTCATCCTCTCTAAGCTTCTCAATCACCTTGATCGTAGCTACTTCCCCAAGTGCTGCAAGGGCAAGAGCTTCTTTCTCATTGTAAGGGGCTTCTCCACTATAAGAGATGGTTACCAAACTCTTAGGATCTTTTCCTTTTTTGTATATTTTAGCATGGTCTCCGGTCAGCTGTCTGTACCCGGTATCTTTGAAAGTGGCTGTTTTTCCGGAAGTAGGAAGACCTCCGATATATTGAAGAACCAAATCTTTAAGTTTGGCTTCGTCTACATTGCCTACGAAATAGAACTGGAAGTTTCCGGCATTGGCAAATTTCTCTTTATAAATATCGTACGCTTTTTTATAATCTGTATTCGCCCAGTCTTTTGCCATCGGGAACAATCCTATAAATCTAGGGTTTTTCTGGTTCATGAACTTCGCATGTTCATTGGAGAAATAAGCCTGAGGGTTAGACAGTAGGTTATCCAGCATGGCAGACTGCTTTTCTTTGTAAGCATTAAATGCAGCAGGATTGTAATTCAGGTCTGTAAAATAGGCATACATAAGCTCCATAGCCGTTCCCAGGTCTTTCTGTGAAGATCTTCCGGAAACTCCTTCGAAGTAAGGGCCTACCATTGGATTTACGCTGGCCTGTTTCCCGGCAAGATAGTTAGTAAGGTCTGCCTTGGAAAGTCCACTTACTCCAGCCTCGGAAAGGGCTCCAAAAGCAAACTGGGTTTTAATGAAATCTGCATCGGAGATCAGGGAATTTCCTCCTAAGCTTCTTGCGGAGAAAACAATTTCGTCATCTTTGAAATCAGTTTTCTTGAAGGTAACTTTAGCTCCGTTGCTTAACGTCCAGGTTGTAGTACCCAGCTTGGCATCGGTTTCAGTTTTAGCAATTTTTCCTTCTGATTTAAATGGTTTTACCAGGTTTTTAATAGCTGCTTTCTCTTCGTAAGGTTTAAGATCAGCCATTTTTACCGTTTCAAAAGTATTCATCACCATAGCTTCTGTAGGCATGGTCACGTTATCTTTTTTAGGACCTGTAATCACGATGACACGGCTGTCATCTTTCACCATTTTTTTGATGATTTCATTGGTCTGAGCCAGGGTAACCTTAGGCAGGAAAGACTTGGTATCCTCATATTCCCATGCAATTCCCGGCATTGGCTCCTGCTCCAGGAAATTTCTTACATACTCATCAACCAGCATATCACTTTCCGTTTTATCGCGGTTGTTGTAAGATCTTTCAATATTGGAGATCATCTGCGCTTTAGCCCTGTCCAGTTCAGACTGGGTAAACCCGAATCTTTTTGCTCTTTCCACCTCTTCCAGAAGAACTTTCAAAGCGTTCAGCTGGTTTCCTTCTTTCACCATCGCAAATCCCTGGAAAGCTTCCTTGGTTCTGGCATAGGTTCCTCCATGATAAACGGATCCGTAGGTAAATGGAGGATTGTTTGAATTGATAAGCTCTCTCAGCCTGTTATTCAGCATTGTTGTAGAAAGTCCTTCTACAATGCTCTGGTTGTATTGTTCCACTGTAACATCCGGCTGGTAGGCATCAGCATCTTTCATGATGAACTGAACCATTGAGCTGGTAGCATCCGGGTCCGTTTCTATGGCTACCAATGTTTCTTTATGATTCGGAAGATCAAATACTTTTCTTTCTCTCGGCTTTGAAGGATTTTTATATTTCCCGAAGTTATCTTTAACCTTTTTTTCAACCTCATCTACATTGATGTCTCCTACCACAACTATTGCCATCAGGTCCGGTCTGTACCAGTCCTGGTGGAATTTTCTGATCACATCCGGTTTAAAGTTTTCCAGAACTTCTTTTTTACCGATCGGAAGTCTGTCCGCATACTGGGATTTGTATAATAATTTAGGAAGATATTTATCCGCCATTCTTTTATCAGCACCGAGTCCTAATCTCAACTCTTCAAGAACTACTCCTCTTTCTTTATTAATCTGTGCATCTGAAAGCGTGGCATTAAAA containing:
- a CDS encoding cysteine peptidase family C39 domain-containing protein; amino-acid sequence: MKKLFDDDWDDDLSGFRVISIEDLNKGFAGDKSALADTIVNKDNSPDYRSPFHDYRKTPLGYSYLTDNPVSVFASTGVNEKGEKGYEYYAEVLPCESGSQVYGSYQANERKKQALFLFYEKPDPSKSNFSGDFCIAKMGEYFVQLFKRFPEPLSSSINGEFFRNITSMEDEAAYLTQLAYTFEKDKINAALVHNALMREYQFYTGDKRFEEIIGNMSSIPADAIGWCAEQLEHIKPSEKNYNPESKDYAPLIPLIGGIPVPVHINKAAQFFEEVGDNAFVQGAEAAFSKVWSMVEQAAGKLANASIDHLPEAFKKMVNKISGAIGNIKSFLINVKDDLDEMAKQGLEILKLLNAFYCGIHSGLVSLIQCLLYILEFLLQPTTTFSYQQYLERRDLMEKAEDVLDWITENIPVFLQGIKDLFKTGGSISQSDMEGILDKMKEYFGEVSRYTVAFFVGIIAFEVLINMLLVIFTGGIGNVVKGETYLAKITGLLRVLARETFSVVTLGIPDLLAFLSRFIVRFGKACTKGFKGFFRFIEELMQGAKNGAKAEDLADEMHDLEEVIIRGKKLQRGGGDPTKSFAENAGIRIERWLSETKVFGQSTDYTCVSTSLRMVLDDKGIIKSEKYLASALNTTTDGARIKDIPDALYNSYLDDVVAIAENKIVLPKLLEKLEDGDKAIVSLWTDEFRGHAVVLEKVEAGKVFLRDPLPMNHGTSYSISLEDFKKIFKQKAVIIKK
- a CDS encoding M16 family metallopeptidase, which encodes MKKVLSSFAVIFLMSANVFGQNIPMDPSVRIGTLPNGMKYYIKKNSLPEKKVDFRLAINAGSILEDENQRGLAHFMEHMNFNGTKNFPDNKLVDFLQSIGVKFGQHLNAYTSFDETVYMLPVPLDKPGNLDAGLKVMEDWAFNATLSDAQINKERGVVLEELRLGLGADKRMADKYLPKLLYKSQYADRLPIGKKEVLENFKPDVIRKFHQDWYRPDLMAIVVVGDINVDEVEKKVKDNFGKYKNPSKPRERKVFDLPNHKETLVAIETDPDATSSMVQFIMKDADAYQPDVTVEQYNQSIVEGLSTTMLNNRLRELINSNNPPFTYGSVYHGGTYARTKEAFQGFAMVKEGNQLNALKVLLEEVERAKRFGFTQSELDRAKAQMISNIERSYNNRDKTESDMLVDEYVRNFLEQEPMPGIAWEYEDTKSFLPKVTLAQTNEIIKKMVKDDSRVIVITGPKKDNVTMPTEAMVMNTFETVKMADLKPYEEKAAIKNLVKPFKSEGKIAKTETDAKLGTTTWTLSNGAKVTFKKTDFKDDEIVFSARSLGGNSLISDADFIKTQFAFGALSEAGVSGLSKADLTNYLAGKQASVNPMVGPYFEGVSGRSSQKDLGTAMELMYAYFTDLNYNPAAFNAYKEKQSAMLDNLLSNPQAYFSNEHAKFMNQKNPRFIGLFPMAKDWANTDYKKAYDIYKEKFANAGNFQFYFVGNVDEAKLKDLVLQYIGGLPTSGKTATFKDTGYRQLTGDHAKIYKKGKDPKSLVTISYSGEAPYNEKEALALAALGEVATIKVIEKLREDESGIYGGGARGGMNKIPYSSYNFSISFPCGPENAEKLTKSAVAELQKLIDKGPEQKDLDKYKEGEYNDNKTELKDNMFWLSALSKNQLDGSDKYDILNYQEKVKALTVKDLQDVAKKYLSKGKITATLMPEDGWENAKKAETKPAVTAGAGN